The Acidicapsa acidisoli genome contains a region encoding:
- a CDS encoding efflux RND transporter periplasmic adaptor subunit — translation MSTVDHNSSETPKGAASQSASNQPASKRSSPMLWIGLTAAAVILGVVIYSGIHQRVQAETTLGSRTERAAVPTVNVIHPSTAGVSQEIVLPGNTQAFNDTPIYARTNGYLKQWYVDIGARVKEGQLLAEIETPEIDQQLEQARADLKNAQANAQLAQITATRWQNLLKTNSVSKQETDQAVSDLSARQATVDSMTANVHRLEQLQSFEKVYAPFTGVITARNTDIGALINAGAGGVPQELFHMAAVNRLRVYVAVPEVDSEAAQSGAKPTLTFDEFPGETFQGTIVRNSDSIDMASRTLNVEVDIDNAQGRIKPGAYAFVHLKRPEAAHAAAQSLTIPANTLLFRSEGLRVGVVRNGHAELVPITIGRDFGATVEVVSGLHPEDEVIVNPSDSLASGNPVQAIAPQAGGAK, via the coding sequence ATGAGCACTGTAGATCATAATTCGTCTGAAACTCCCAAGGGCGCAGCGAGCCAGTCCGCATCAAACCAGCCTGCATCGAAGCGCTCGTCCCCGATGTTGTGGATCGGTCTCACGGCTGCTGCCGTCATCCTTGGAGTCGTCATCTATTCGGGCATTCACCAGCGGGTCCAGGCAGAGACCACATTGGGCAGCCGGACGGAGCGGGCGGCAGTTCCGACAGTCAATGTCATACATCCATCGACCGCTGGAGTGAGCCAGGAAATCGTGTTGCCAGGCAATACGCAGGCCTTCAACGACACGCCCATTTACGCCCGCACCAATGGCTACCTCAAGCAGTGGTACGTGGATATCGGCGCACGCGTCAAAGAAGGTCAGCTCCTCGCGGAGATTGAGACCCCCGAAATCGATCAGCAACTGGAGCAAGCACGCGCAGACCTGAAGAATGCCCAGGCGAACGCGCAACTGGCGCAGATCACGGCGACGCGCTGGCAGAACCTGCTTAAGACGAACTCCGTATCCAAGCAGGAGACGGACCAGGCGGTCAGCGATCTCAGCGCAAGGCAAGCCACGGTCGACTCCATGACTGCCAACGTACATCGGCTGGAGCAGTTGCAGTCCTTTGAAAAGGTCTATGCGCCCTTCACTGGCGTGATCACCGCACGTAATACGGACATTGGCGCGCTGATCAATGCGGGAGCGGGCGGCGTACCGCAGGAGCTGTTCCACATGGCTGCTGTGAACCGGTTGCGCGTCTACGTCGCGGTTCCTGAAGTCGATTCGGAAGCTGCGCAGTCCGGGGCCAAGCCCACGCTTACCTTCGATGAGTTTCCCGGCGAAACATTCCAGGGAACGATCGTGCGCAACTCCGATTCGATTGATATGGCATCGCGCACCTTGAATGTCGAAGTCGATATCGATAACGCGCAAGGACGCATCAAGCCAGGCGCCTACGCCTTTGTCCATCTCAAACGCCCTGAGGCCGCTCACGCTGCCGCGCAGTCGCTCACTATTCCGGCAAACACCCTGCTCTTCCGTTCGGAAGGCTTGCGCGTGGGCGTGGTTCGCAATGGCCACGCGGAGCTTGTTCCCATCACTATCGGCCGCGACTTTGGAGCCACGGTTGAAGTGGTCTCCGGTCTTCATCCGGAAGACGAGGTCATCGTGAACCCATCGGATTCCCTCGCCAGCGGCAATCCGGTTCAAGCCATTGCACCGCAGGCCGGAGGCGCAAAGTGA